In Stigmatopora argus isolate UIUO_Sarg chromosome 17, RoL_Sarg_1.0, whole genome shotgun sequence, the following are encoded in one genomic region:
- the LOC144092033 gene encoding Golgi reassembly-stacking protein 2-like isoform X1, with protein sequence MGLIQGSFLTDGEATSGYHVHGIQDGSPAFKAGLEPYFDFIISIGNTRLSKEGNLLKDLLKANVEKPVKIQVYSSKMQRMRELEVTPGNMWGGQGLLGATVRFCSFEGAAENVWHVLDVEAESPADSAGLIANIDFIVGADQLLQSSDDFFSLIEANEGKQLKLLVYNTQSDQCREVVVTPNETWGGQGSLGCGIGYGYLHRIPTRPPPSKVDNDKVPLLCEDKLSKQNLCEIKQSTECDTLTPHQPDTVSTEDLIQFALSTNHEDNAESSSISQRSLEFNSENLKSEKVQDVDHDKEDCGGLVTATETLSDVEQQKILRFILVIILPEELHVELEEECAHPAARSPPPLPPLRRAPSSTPLVGGAEDGEMAVARNDAKAFMTPGDV encoded by the exons ATGGGCCTAATCCAAGGTTCTTTTTTGACCGACGGGGAGGCTACAAGTGGCTACCACGTTCACGGG ATTCAAGATGGCTCCCCTGCGTTTAAAGCTGGTTTGGAGCCATACTTTGACTTCATCATCTCCATTGGGAACACAAGACTT AGTAAAGAAGGCAACTTGCTGAAAGACCTGCTGAAGGCCAACGTGGAGAAGCCCGTGAAGATTCAAGTGTACAGTAGCAAGATGCAACGGATGAGGGAGTTGGAGGTGACCCCCGGTAATATGTGGGGAGGACAGGGCCTGCTGGGGGCCACCGTCCGTTTCTGCAGCTTTGAAGGGGCCGCTGAAAATGTCTGGCATGTCCTG GACGTCGAGGCTGAATCTCCCGCAGACTCTGCTGGCCTCATTGCGAACATTGACTTCATCGTGGGTGCTGATCAGCTGTTGCAGAGC tctGATGACTTCTTTTCCTTAATTGAAGCAAATGAGGGAAAACAGTTGAAGTTGCTGGTGTACAACACGCAGAGTGACCAGTGCAGAGAAGTGGTGGTGACTCCCAACGAGACTTGGGGAGGGCAAGGAAG CTTAGGTTGTGGTATTGGCTATGGTTATTTGCACCGCATCCCAACCCGTCCACCTCCATCCAAAGTGGACAATGACAAG GTGCCTTTGCTATGTGAAGACAAGCTTTCAAAGCAGAATCTGTGTGAAATCAAACAATCAACGGAATGTG ACACATTGACTCCTCATCAACCTGATACAGTGTCAACCGAAGACTTGATCCAATTTGCTTTGTCGACCAatcatgaagacaatgcag AATCCTCATCTATCTCCCAAAGATCTCTGGAATTCAACTCTGAGAATCTGAAAAGTGAAAAGGTCCAAGATGTTGACCATGACAAGGAGGACTGTGGCGGTCTTGTGACTGCCACAGAGACGTTATCGGATGTAGAG cagcagaagATACTCCGCTTCATCCTCGTCATCATCCTCCCCGAAGAGCTCCATGTTGAATTGGAAGAGGAGTGCGCGCACCCAGCGGCCAGAAGCCCCCCTCCCCTTCCACCTCTCAGGCGCGCGCCGTCCTCCACTCCACTCGTCGGAGGGGCTGAAGATGGAGAAATGGCTGTGGCGAGAAATGACGCCAAAGCTTTTATGACGCCCGGAGACGTCTAA
- the LOC144092033 gene encoding Golgi reassembly-stacking protein 1-like isoform X3, with translation MLININVRVCLCGHLYMAYIKFSNSGVKIMIVVINECMIICQKTYKKIQDGSPAFKAGLEPYFDFIISIGNTRLSKEGNLLKDLLKANVEKPVKIQVYSSKMQRMRELEVTPGNMWGGQGLLGATVRFCSFEGAAENVWHVLDVEAESPADSAGLIANIDFIVGADQLLQSSDDFFSLIEANEGKQLKLLVYNTQSDQCREVVVTPNETWGGQGSLGCGIGYGYLHRIPTRPPPSKVDNDKVPLLCEDKLSKQNLCEIKQSTECDTLTPHQPDTVSTEDLIQFALSTNHEDNAESSSISQRSLEFNSENLKSEKVQDVDHDKEDCGGLVTATETLSDVEVSGSRN, from the exons ATGTTAATTAACATCAATGTCCGTGTTTGCCTTTGCGGCCACTTATATATGGCATATATCAAATTCAGCAATTCAGGCGTTAAGATCATGATCGTCGTTATAAATGAGTGCATGATTATATGTCAGAAAACGTACAAAAAA ATTCAAGATGGCTCCCCTGCGTTTAAAGCTGGTTTGGAGCCATACTTTGACTTCATCATCTCCATTGGGAACACAAGACTT AGTAAAGAAGGCAACTTGCTGAAAGACCTGCTGAAGGCCAACGTGGAGAAGCCCGTGAAGATTCAAGTGTACAGTAGCAAGATGCAACGGATGAGGGAGTTGGAGGTGACCCCCGGTAATATGTGGGGAGGACAGGGCCTGCTGGGGGCCACCGTCCGTTTCTGCAGCTTTGAAGGGGCCGCTGAAAATGTCTGGCATGTCCTG GACGTCGAGGCTGAATCTCCCGCAGACTCTGCTGGCCTCATTGCGAACATTGACTTCATCGTGGGTGCTGATCAGCTGTTGCAGAGC tctGATGACTTCTTTTCCTTAATTGAAGCAAATGAGGGAAAACAGTTGAAGTTGCTGGTGTACAACACGCAGAGTGACCAGTGCAGAGAAGTGGTGGTGACTCCCAACGAGACTTGGGGAGGGCAAGGAAG CTTAGGTTGTGGTATTGGCTATGGTTATTTGCACCGCATCCCAACCCGTCCACCTCCATCCAAAGTGGACAATGACAAG GTGCCTTTGCTATGTGAAGACAAGCTTTCAAAGCAGAATCTGTGTGAAATCAAACAATCAACGGAATGTG ACACATTGACTCCTCATCAACCTGATACAGTGTCAACCGAAGACTTGATCCAATTTGCTTTGTCGACCAatcatgaagacaatgcag AATCCTCATCTATCTCCCAAAGATCTCTGGAATTCAACTCTGAGAATCTGAAAAGTGAAAAGGTCCAAGATGTTGACCATGACAAGGAGGACTGTGGCGGTCTTGTGACTGCCACAGAGACGTTATCGGATGTAGAG GTCAGTGGGTCCAGAAACTGA
- the LOC144092033 gene encoding Golgi reassembly-stacking protein 1-like isoform X2, with amino-acid sequence MLININVRVCLCGHLYMAYIKFSNSGVKIMIVVINECMIICQKTYKKIQDGSPAFKAGLEPYFDFIISIGNTRLSKEGNLLKDLLKANVEKPVKIQVYSSKMQRMRELEVTPGNMWGGQGLLGATVRFCSFEGAAENVWHVLDVEAESPADSAGLIANIDFIVGADQLLQSSDDFFSLIEANEGKQLKLLVYNTQSDQCREVVVTPNETWGGQGSLGCGIGYGYLHRIPTRPPPSKVDNDKVPLLCEDKLSKQNLCEIKQSTECDTLTPHQPDTVSTEDLIQFALSTNHEDNAESSSISQRSLEFNSENLKSEKVQDVDHDKEDCGGLVTATETLSDVEFGDLWNYSNIKAHVFIENEIKILRQ; translated from the exons ATGTTAATTAACATCAATGTCCGTGTTTGCCTTTGCGGCCACTTATATATGGCATATATCAAATTCAGCAATTCAGGCGTTAAGATCATGATCGTCGTTATAAATGAGTGCATGATTATATGTCAGAAAACGTACAAAAAA ATTCAAGATGGCTCCCCTGCGTTTAAAGCTGGTTTGGAGCCATACTTTGACTTCATCATCTCCATTGGGAACACAAGACTT AGTAAAGAAGGCAACTTGCTGAAAGACCTGCTGAAGGCCAACGTGGAGAAGCCCGTGAAGATTCAAGTGTACAGTAGCAAGATGCAACGGATGAGGGAGTTGGAGGTGACCCCCGGTAATATGTGGGGAGGACAGGGCCTGCTGGGGGCCACCGTCCGTTTCTGCAGCTTTGAAGGGGCCGCTGAAAATGTCTGGCATGTCCTG GACGTCGAGGCTGAATCTCCCGCAGACTCTGCTGGCCTCATTGCGAACATTGACTTCATCGTGGGTGCTGATCAGCTGTTGCAGAGC tctGATGACTTCTTTTCCTTAATTGAAGCAAATGAGGGAAAACAGTTGAAGTTGCTGGTGTACAACACGCAGAGTGACCAGTGCAGAGAAGTGGTGGTGACTCCCAACGAGACTTGGGGAGGGCAAGGAAG CTTAGGTTGTGGTATTGGCTATGGTTATTTGCACCGCATCCCAACCCGTCCACCTCCATCCAAAGTGGACAATGACAAG GTGCCTTTGCTATGTGAAGACAAGCTTTCAAAGCAGAATCTGTGTGAAATCAAACAATCAACGGAATGTG ACACATTGACTCCTCATCAACCTGATACAGTGTCAACCGAAGACTTGATCCAATTTGCTTTGTCGACCAatcatgaagacaatgcag AATCCTCATCTATCTCCCAAAGATCTCTGGAATTCAACTCTGAGAATCTGAAAAGTGAAAAGGTCCAAGATGTTGACCATGACAAGGAGGACTGTGGCGGTCTTGTGACTGCCACAGAGACGTTATCGGATGTAGAG